A region of the Clostridium sp. AN503 genome:
GCTTAAAATGGCTTTGCAATGCCAGGGTAAATCTGGATTTGGAGACTATGCGTATCATGAAAAAAGCTGGCTGCCGGCTTATCATACCAGGCATTGAAAGCGGAAACCAGCAAATCTTGAATAATATTAAAAAAGGCACAACGTTAGCGCAGATAGAAGCTTACGTGAAAAATGCGAAAAAAGCAGGACTTCTGATTCATGCATGTTACATGGTCGGAAATCAAGGCGAGACCAAAGAAACCATGGAAAATACGTTGAAGTTGGCCCTGCATTTGAACACAGATACCGCTCAGTTCTTTCCTTTAATTCCCTATCCGGGTACAGAAGCTTATGAATGGGCGTTGGAAAACCATTACATTAAGGAAGGTTATGACCATTACTGTAAGGAGGACGGCACTCATAACTGTGTGTTGGAACTTCCTGAACTGACCTCAGAAGAAATGGTTGGCTTTTGTGATAATGCAAGGCGTAGATATTATATGCGGCCACGGTATATCATGCATCGACTGTGGGTGGGATTGAAAGACCCGGATGATTTGAAGCGGTCATTAAAGGCATTTAATCGATTAAAAAAATATCTTTTCAAATAAAGAGGTGATTTATGATTAATAAGTTGGTCACAAACAAATTTCTTCGGAAAATTATATTGTTCTTTTGCAAAATGCTTACAGCAATAAACTGTTTTTTACCTAAAAATAAGAAATGGGTGTTTTTTTATGAAAGTGTTGATTGTGAACTACATGATAATTCTCGCGCATTATATAACTATATGAAAAAACATTATCCTGAATATAAATATTTTATCTGCGCAAGTAATAAAGAAAAAAACCGCAAACTATTTTCAAATCATACAGTAGTAGTGGGGCAATTAAAAGGAATTTTATACTTTATGCTTTCAAAATATTGTTTTTATTCTTATTCATCTTTAAGGATAAAGCCATCCTCAAAACAGGTGATAGTAAATATGTGGCACGGCACCCCTTTGAAGGTCATTGGTAATCTTTCAAAAGATAAATTCAATACTGGTGAAGATATGTGCTCTTTTACTTATTTACTTGCTGCATCTGAGTTCTTCAAGCCAATTATGAGAGAAGCTTTTGGCTGTAAAGAGTCTCAAGTTTTAGTGTGTGGACATCCGAGGACAGATGATTTTTTCGTTGAGACTCACAATGACTATTTAGACGAGATTAAAAGACATAAGAAATCCATTATTTGGATGCCTACATTTAGAGTTACAAAAGATGCACGACATAAAGACTTGGGGGACAATTATAAATATGATTCTGAAACCATGCTTCCATTACTAGAGACATATTCAAGTTTAAACACATTAGATGATTTTTGTGTTAAAAATGATATCTTACTGATTATTAAAGCACATACGTTGGCACAGATAAATAATGTGGATTTTCATAATATTCATATGATTAAAGATGAGGATCTAGAAAAACGTAATATTTCTTTATATCAGTTCATTGCAGCCTTTGACGCTCTAATAACCGATTATTCTTCGATTTATTTTGACTATCTGCTACTCAACAAGCCAATGTGTTTCATTATCAATGATATAGAACTTTATCAGTCTGCGAGAGGATTTGTGGTAGATAATCCGTTTGAATTAATGCCGGGAAATCATATTAAAACAATAGCGGAATTTTACCAATTTTTAACCCAAATCTTGTCAGGTATTGATTTATATTATCTTGAAAGAAGGAGGGTCAATGATTTATGTAATCAATATCACGATGGTGACAATTCAAAACGCCTGCTTCAGTTAATAGGAATGTAGTTAAAATTATACTAAAAAGGATATAATAATTATGAAAAAAGCATTAATAATAGGCGGCAGCAACGGAATAGGAGCTGCTATTGCTAAAACTTTAATTGAAAAGGGTTATCATATCATTATTTTAGATAGATGCGTGCCCGATGAATCTATTTTTTCAAATACGGATAATTATATATATCAATATTGTAATCTGCTTGATATCGATGAATCTATATTAGAAGAATTAGCCTCATGTGAAGATATTAAGATACTAATGCTCACTGCTGGTTTCGGTCGAGTTGCGGAATTTGAATGGCTCACACCAATGGAAATTGATAATATAATGAGAGTAAATGC
Encoded here:
- a CDS encoding CDP-glycerol glycerophosphotransferase family protein, which gives rise to MINKLVTNKFLRKIILFFCKMLTAINCFLPKNKKWVFFYESVDCELHDNSRALYNYMKKHYPEYKYFICASNKEKNRKLFSNHTVVVGQLKGILYFMLSKYCFYSYSSLRIKPSSKQVIVNMWHGTPLKVIGNLSKDKFNTGEDMCSFTYLLAASEFFKPIMREAFGCKESQVLVCGHPRTDDFFVETHNDYLDEIKRHKKSIIWMPTFRVTKDARHKDLGDNYKYDSETMLPLLETYSSLNTLDDFCVKNDILLIIKAHTLAQINNVDFHNIHMIKDEDLEKRNISLYQFIAAFDALITDYSSIYFDYLLLNKPMCFIINDIELYQSARGFVVDNPFELMPGNHIKTIAEFYQFLTQILSGIDLYYLERRRVNDLCNQYHDGDNSKRLLQLIGM